cgtgaccccccccctcccttccctcTCCGGCTGGTAAGTAACACAGCTTTAGCTCAAATCAGGAATGTCAAAGCGTTGTTTTCAGTCCTTTTCGCCCACAAAAAGGCATCCACAGTCAAAAATGTTCAATCTCAAACCACATTGAAATtgagggccaaaaaaaaaaaacgaaaaaaaaaaaaaaaaaaaacattgtaacactgcatataaatattataatagtgAATACTGAACACGTtctataaattaaatgtaatctaTTTGACAAAAGGGATATCAAGTAAGTACATACAAACCGTTAATGAATTGCTCTGTTGTGGAAGCATGAATGTTTCTTTGGAACACAAACAAAGCCATTCATATAAAAcggtttgagttttttttttttttttgagtcgcTACTCAATTGTCATACATACCTACAACAACATCCCTTTCACCTGGTCTCAAGACATTTAGTCAAAATtaacacaatatttaaaaaatacaaataaactctgtgcacaaaaaaaaaaaaaaaaaaacgcaggaAAAGTGGTGTGATGAAGGCAGGACCAAAAACAAGTAGTGGTTCGATACCTTTAACCCTGACTTTAAAATATGGAGATAAGCCCGAATCTTTAGCAATTGTAAATATTGGCAaaattttgttttggttcttGCCATCGTCACTGAACTTCCATTTTGGGAAGCAGGTCACCATTATTCGTCACCACAACACGTAACCTGTGTCAGCAGTTGTGTCAGATTTTTGTAGTTCTCACATTAAGTGTAGTCACTTCGCAACTTGTCAACCTGCCATATAACAGTTCAAGTGCTGCAGGTTTTCTTATCCTTATCGTCCTCCGGTCCCCATTCAGGCTCTTCAGTTCGGCTCGGCTGCATTCGCGGGTTCGATCGCAGTCACCGATTATTCCTTAAAGTGAGGCATACGTCAGGTTCATATCCACAGCAGACAAGCATCCAGTGAAGTGTTAACATCAAATAAAATAGCTTCTCCTCAATTGTATCCTTTGCGCAAACTTCCGCACTCTTCGATACTTTTCCCCCCATTTCCCACGCGGCAGCGCAGTCGTTCAGTTTTAAATAGTAGCAGCAATACAAAAAATTGTTGGCGTACTTAAAgagtatatgtacacatatatatgaATAGTGTTCAGCATAGTGATCAGCATCCAGAATGTCCGGTCTTGCATTGTCATCGAGTGTCTtgcagggggcgggggggaatgCATCCTCAGATTTCAAAGTGCTGTGCCAAAAAATAATTCCTTCATAACAGTGTTATAACAGTGTCTGCGTCTCCTGGTCTCATCTCCTTGGTTTGTCACATCTGTGGAGGACAAGACGGAAATCTGTTTCAGTAATAAGCGAGTactatattgtttgtttttgtacttttaacCAATGAACACACCACGTCATGCACAAACAtattgagacaaaaaaaagaagggagTGAAGATGGTGTAgcttttatgactttctaagtTCTAGCATGTCAAACGTAGATGTTCGATTTAAGCGCCATTTTATGTAGATTTTATAGTCGTGATGTTTCATGTGCAGCGGAGTTAAGCTGTTGAGGCTTAGCGCTGGAACTGGAAGTTGGAGTAATCTAACCTCCTAATTAGAATCATTTCACCGGTCATTCCACCCAGACGTGTGTGGCTCTCTAAATCCAGAGCAGTGTGGGAGGCCCAGGGGGGCTCAGGGGTCGTGGAAGTGATTAGGTCACGGGAGGTCATGTAGTCTTGTTAACTAGAGGCAGCAGTCATGtcacttctcttttttttttgaggggggggggggtgcttcacAGAGGAAAAGGGATGCGTTTAACTCGACTGCATTTATATAGATTCAGTCATGAGTAAGGAACATGAGTAAGCAGCACCCTGCATGGACACAATTGATGCATTCAGTAACGTGAAATATACTTAATTTAGATGTTGCGTTTGATGGAAAGTGTTCAAAAAGAAAAGTCCATGTAGATTACACAAGATTTGAACATGAGCGTAACAAAAATCttgcaataataaagaaaaatattgaaacCGATAGATACAATATGCAATCACCTTGAATATGAATGTCAATGTCATGATGCTAAACAACCAGAGTAACTATAACGTGCAAGTCAGAAAGGGTTGGAAAAGATGCAGCAGTGCAAGTGCTGGGAACGACGAAAATTCAACATTCAcatacaacacaaaaaacaatcaaaatcaaGTGAAAGGCATGCGTGTTTCTCAACAGgaaatccatctatccattcaaaGGCACGTTGTTTATCGCAATGCGTATGGTAAACAAACCTGCAAGTTCTTTCGTTTAACTCAAGCTGCCTGGACTTGCAGTCTAATTGTGTGAATTTGCAGGAGCATTTACAGGTGAGAGGGTCCTGCACAAACAAGCGCTTTCTTCTCTCTGAACAAGGCGCACAGTGGCTGCAAGGGAAGCATAAAAGGGAGagacaaaagagagagagatctAAGCTATAGAGCGAATTGTGCAGAAAGGGCAGACAGACACTCATGCAAAAAATCCTTAATCCCAGCCCACCCCTCATTGTCTCATTGCCAGTGTTGTTGAGTGAAGAAAATGTATGCTCAATGTGATTTATGACAGCATTCCGCTGATTTAAATCAATTCCAAATCAACATATaataacatacagtaaacctcggatatatcggactcggatatatcggaaattcgctcacaacggacagataaaaaagaaccaatttttctgtaatgcatttccaataaaaattcattgcatatatcggattttttataacggatttcgcctatttcggacaaaatctccagtcccgttccaatgcatttccattaaatttccctcgcatatatcggatggccgcatcgtggcgctccgattcgccgaatcgtgacaggccgctatacgacgtcatttgcagcgtttgcagcgtttgcagcgttgcctgcgcgtccaggtacattggaaacatagtcaaggaagtgcctttttataacggataaaatccgatttacgcatataccggatataaatccgatatatgcgtaaaacggacattttccggtatacgcatataacggatttcgcttatatcggacaaaaccagtgggaacaattgaatccgatatatccgaggtttactgtataatgtaaACAAACTGGAATAACGTTGACTTTAATGTTACTTTAACGCTGAGCTGTGCTCTCACACCATGGAAGGTCACAATATAAAGTATCTCCGATCGGCTTTATGAAACATTGCTTTGCCTCATTGGACTAAATAACCAACTAAACAATCCAATTCCGACTTTATCATTGAGGCTGTCAAGGCTACAGCAGTCTACCGCTTTGTTTTAACTCTGATTTACTTAACAGTTGACTGCTGCCTATGAAGACGGCTATCGCTAGGTGCAAAAGAAGACACGACAGAAGATAAAATGTCCTCAGACAGCATCAATTATCAGCGTAGGACAAAACAGATGCAACGTCGACATTTTAGATACGGCAGAACATTTAGATGTCGAAAATCAAGGAAATCTTCTAAATTGTAACAAAGGTTTGGTGAGATAAACCTTCCTTGTGTCCGTTACCTATGACACAGAGAACATGAGGAACATACGGGCAAAGTTggcaaaaatcaataaaaccgAGCAGAAACTAATCAACCAGGAAGCGCATGTGCCTTCTCATTTAGTCTCCTCATTAGCAGGCTGGAATATTGATCGACAATGAAGGTGAAACAGGATGCATGTCACTATGATTGATGAACGCGCACACAATCTTCACAGCCACAGTATTGGTCCAAGTATCGGACCGTGCACAGCAACCTTCTAACCCGACAAGGGTAATTTTAGCCCAAAGACAAAATGATTTGACTTTTGGCTAATATGATATCATCTCTGCTGCCAATACATCCACTTTAAAGCTGCCAAGGTACAGCCACACACGCTCTTATCTACTTCAGCAACCTGACCTACTTGTAGGTGCGAAGGATGGCTTTGTATTTTAGACAACACAAAGAGAAGGGCACTTAGTTAATGTGTGCACACTGTTGCTTAAAACCTCAAGCAATTGGATTTTATGTGATGATAGCTATGTAGCTATGTATGTAAAGACACAGTGCTTTTATGTCAAGTCATGTAACCGGGAGTTCTTTTCGctcactaaaaataaaaataggttaACTCCATGACACCTGTTGCTACGATTAGACTGGGGAGGTAGCCGGGGGGTTAGATTTGTGCAACTGGAGTCAGACAGCAGCGGGTGGGCTGCAGACTCAGTCGCTCCCAACTGCTGCAGCCACACCATCAAATACTAACACTGCCATAAAACGAGCCCGATATAGCTTGGTGGAAGACAGTACTGGGAGGCTGTGGTCATATTTGTTGTAATGTACTGTTTGGATCAAAGGAAAGTTTCTATAGGGTTCACACTGGATGcattgggaaaaaaagcattgtgaatttactgtatttttgcaGAATTCACACACGAGTTAACTATAGCAAATTTGTGAGCATAATTTAGTGTACACCTTTGAACCTGGCCTGGATTGTAGATTGTGGAATTCCCAAATTGAAgtcacaaaaataatttttggtgGAGCACAATACCTCCTCTACCTCAAAATTAAAGGTCATTTTTAAATCTGAATTACTTCTGTAATTATGCAAGAGGGCACAAAGTCATGTGCGTTGGCTGGCGTCACAATGCTCAACACGAATAATCCAACCAGTGATGCACGCCACAGAATACCAGCAATAAAAAAGATATACAACGTACTTACTATTCTTTCTTTGCTTGAACTTCAGGCTTTAACCTAAAGTAGAAatatgtatttcatttcaatttatCTCGATTTTTGCATGCAtatgacaggtcaactgaatgCAAATCTCTCACCTGCAATCACACGTTTGATGCTCTGTGAAGCTCAACTGTATTTTATGTTGTATTACCATTGTTCTCAACTGCATCACCTTGAAGGGAAAGAGAATTCATGAAACTTTTCACTTGCAAAACCAAAGCCCTCATCGCTCTGTCTATACTCCAAAACACATGAATGTTTGTACAATGGTCCATTCCTGTTAGTATTTAACTGCCATGCATGCCAAAGTGCAAGCCTGATCAAAGGCCAGGAGAGGCTTTGACCACATGTACATTGAAGACATTCTATCATTCATTAGAATGGGAAAGTGTCTCCAAGCTTTGGATGGtagtgtatataataataatactacaaaagGAGGGATACTCAAACAGAAGAAAACCTTTAACGTATTTATGCATCTGGTGTATAGTTTTATCCACAATATGCATAATGTAGTGAGGCTCAAGGTGCTCAATGAAGCGTTTAAACCCGATATTACTCACCACTGAGATGTGCtcgctcttttttttgttatagcCTATGACTTTTTGTCATCCTGTGGGAGTTTCTCACGCTTTGCAAACATCTATCGCTGTTTGAGGGAGCcagagttattttttttgttggtctTGGTGGTCTTGCAAAAATTCttcatgcgttttttttttgtgatgctgcTTCTAATGCGTGATGAGATTTGTCGTATTAAACTTCGCTGATTGTTTATAACAAATTTACACTCAGCTGCAACGTCTCTTTCAGACATTAACGAAAAATACTCCTGTAAACTCTGTAAACACGCTAGCACACGTGTCACTAGCGTGATCACGTGTCTGCATGTTGAATCTGGTGCTGTTAGATCAAATTGCTGGCATGGAGTAAGGAATGGACTACTAGATTTTAGATTTTTGTGCTAATATCGGACTAATGTAGAACAGACTTTAAGATTAAACATGTTTATCCTTGAATAAATACTATGCATACATGTGACATTACATATAAGCTCTAAAAATCTATTGTTTCCAACCGTTCTGAACTCACCTGTAGTGTAACATTGCGGGTTTCAGTTGGTACGCACTCCATCGCCTCATCAATGCAGCAGCCTCCGCACCTCGTGAGGACCACGCAGGAAGGTATGTAGGTGTGTTCCGTGTCTTCTGGATACTCCTGGGAGATATCCACAAGCACCTCTCTTGGCTGGCACCGACTCTTATTGATGACCTCTGTGAGTTGGATAACTGAAAAGAGGAGAatgtttttttggtcattttaattaCTATACGGCACATGACCTTTTAGAtggtagcatagcataacatgcaCATTTACTTAACTCTTCtaatttaaattacaatttcCTTAGAAAAGGTTGATCCTTATGGGGTGTGGGACtgtgtgttgttgctgctgcttttcttttcattcatgGCCAATTTCAAGTCCATCATACGCCATTAATCATGTATGTCTACATCCATTTGAAGTCCATCAACAGCCTGTAAATATAATAGCACCAGTGCGGCTATGTGTATGTGCTGTATGTTTGGCAAACACATTTACAACCTGCAAGCTTTAATTGGAACAACACTGATGCAAAATGTGTGAGTTACTTGGCTTGTGTGCAATAGAAagtgagaaaaacaacaaaatgtgcAGGACTCAAAAGTAAAATGTAAAGAACACAGAGTATAtctatgtataaatataatagtgaattaatattttgttttaatagtggttttagttccttTCGCACAGTTTGAAGATTGTTTTCCATTCGAGCAAAGACATGAATCAAAGTTCCCAGGTTGGTTAAAGGTCTTACTTGGGACTTTGGAGTCGCCATAAAAGTGGTGCAGATTTCAAcgtgcagcaaaaaaaaaaagaagacagagCGATGTCATATTTGGCGCAAGATTGGGTTAGTCTGATGCAGGCAGCCGCTCAGTCAATACATCAGCCATCAGCCTTGGTTCAATGCCACAGGCTTGTTTGTTTGACAGTGGCACTGTTGTGTTCAGGCCAAGGTTAGACCATGTGGATGGTGATGGATGTCGCCACACTTTGGCTGCTGCAGACAGCATTTTAGAGCACAGACATGCACAGGGTTATGTGATTGCCGGTGGGGTGATACTGTAAGTAACTGGTGTTCAAGAGCACGCAGGTGGCAGAGTTCATGCTATTCTCACACCGCTTGTCAGACGGAGATAAGAAAAGTAATTAGGTTTTTGTGGCTTGGCTTTGGTTCTGGAGGCATTGTGATTACCTAATTGGAGGTAGTGATTCTCTTTTGGCTCAATTTTGACACAAGAAACCCTGACGCAACTCTTCCGTTGAATGCGGTACCACCACAATACCGATAACAATGAGCTAAATGGTGTTTTTATTGCACATCattaatatagtgatatgtggCCAATCGATTTTAGTGACTTCTGTAATTGGGATCTCAAGGGATCATGTGTACAtcataaaatctaaataaaaaaagggaaaaCTCATTGACACACATGTAAGTCTACGGCATTAGTCCAGAAGCTCAGTCAAACTCATAGGTGGGCTTAAAGGGTCACATGTCAGAGATGACCCCTGGCGCCACAGTGCCTGAGGTGAAGTTGTCCTGACCAACCAGGGGTCAGAAATTTGCTCAGGATCACAGAGAACTTAGTCTGAGGGACTCCTGGATGGATTATTCGCAGCTGCACagggaatggaatggaaaaacGGGCAGGGACCGCTCATACTACATTTCTACTATTGGATGAAACATTTAAAAGGAGACCTATTGAGATGtagactcctgtagagcagctacacacaataacccacgcagaagatcttccagaatctgcacctattccagctggatttccaaaacagtctgttttaactTATCACAGCCCACTtctgggcacgcccactgcactgtgattggtcccactcagcttgtacagcaggTACCCGGGAACACTCGTATAAGgaagtgttagaaaaaactctctgaaatcGAGCCTTCAGGactatcccaaacttctttcaggacttgCAACAAAATTcacaaaactcattatctgaaacgttggcattgtttaacaaaggaataaaacattctaacaactTTATcgctcagaaaagtggaaaaagcgcaataggtcccctttagcaCGAGGTAATTCAGAAATTTCTACAACTGCACCAATAATACCAAAATATTGATGCAAGCGTCATAGTAgtcaccatagcaacacagGCACAACCCAGCAGCCTGAGTACAAGAGAGGTAAATAATATATGTAAGTACTGTATGACactaaataacacattttagcaCAAATTATGCTTAGCCAACTTTTATATTTCTCACAATGATCACAAATCAAAGCAAACctacagctttaaaaaaaatgtatatatatataacttgtgCACTTACCCTCATTTTTACTCTTATCCACTCCCTTGTTAATGCTGGCAGTCTGCAAGAAAAGCAAAACAGCATGTTTACATCACTTGTGCAAgacaatatacaatacatatttaaaactAATTACATAAGAGCGATTGGGCAGGTGAGTCATGCTGATCAATTATTGTGTAATAACATGATTAGTACAGTATTTTAACATAAAAGATAAGATAATTGAGAGGTGTGTGTCCCTTTAGCAAAGCCCAAAAGGCTCTTCCGCGTGCTTTTATTCTCCATTCAAGCTGCTTTGTTCACATGTTCATAGTGACGAGGCGGCATCATCCGTTGACCTCATGTGGCTGCTGCAATTGGCCAAGATATTGCGTGAGAAAGCGGTTCTCTGCCTGTGTGTGGGGAATGTGGTGGGAAGGAGGTGGGCATCATGCAGGGAGAAACCGAGCCCCAGACTCCACATATTCATGATCAccgtgagaaaaaaaataggcCCCGGGCTGAACTTTTGGGGAGCTGAGAGAACCTGGAGTTGGTACTAGACAATTTTAGGCTGAACTACTTTCAACAGTTGTACAGGGACTTATTTAATTGGTCAGTTCAGgtgcatttattttcaaaattattgcttacagattaaaaaaatacatgatacaCAAGTTGCTTTTTTGAAAGTAAAAGGAAATGATGCCACCTGATGGGTGACTAAGGACTATTAGACTGCCACCATTGATTGCATCATTTTCACTTACTGTAcaaataagactttttttccattctaaACACAATCAAATACTTCTTCTTGGTAGTATGTATGCTGGCTTTCTTGAGACCTTTCACAAatactaatatttcaatattttgttcAGATATTTTCCTATATATTGACGCTTCAATGCAGAAATTGTATCAATTTTAACGTAGTGATTAATCAGTTTATTACAGAAATAGAAATCCAATGCCCAAAACTCACCTTTACAGTGGATAGGTGAAGAACCGCTGCCAAAAGAATTTGTACCAAACTAAAAACAAAGTTCATGATTGTAACCCCAGCGGAGTCTAGTAATCCCAGAGGTCCtttaaaatgacaatgaaagTAATTTTGTCAAAGGAAGacaagtgtttaaaaaaaacgcgGCAAATCTTGGTTATAGTGAAAGCGAATCCATATCTTCCACGCGCATGTGGTACGTTCACGGACAGTTTTTCTTCAGGCAATGTTACCATCCAACAGGCATCGTTGATCCCGAGCGAGCCGCTTGGGACGAGGTCTGAAATCCGCACTGGAACAGGTCGAGCTTCAAACAGACGTTCTACTGAAGTGTTCTCAACCCGGGCAGGGACCGGAGGATCAGTTCGGCAACTTTACACGCCGGATGTCTTTTAAAGGTGTGCGCGCGTGGCTTGTCAGAGCAACGTTAGCCAGGAAAATGGGATCCAATTTTCCCCTTTTGTCTTCAcgccttttttttaatgtcaggcTGTTCGTTCTTCAGTCGCCACCCCGGTCAAACGCTTGTTTTTTATGCTTGTTTCGATAGTAAACGGACGGCAGGTTGTCACCGGCTGGGCTCAGCGTTCTGTCTGCTCTTGGCGGTTGGGGCTGCGTTTTCATGCTTTATTAAAGGTGCCTGAGCAGCTGTGGAGGAGGGGCAAGGCGGAGCAGCCAATCGTAGAACGGCATTTCTTCACTGGAGAAccgaggttcccaaagtggggtacgtaCACTAATTGTAATAGGggtatacataatataataaacagaGTAGAAATGAGACATAACATGAGGTTattcattgctctgtgtgcattatATGAACGCATACATGATAATTTAGTGCATAAAGAGTGTGTTTATATTGGTTTTCCACCAGATACTGCTTTATCACTATTGTTAAATTTTCACCTTCAATTtggtaataaaattaatatacacACTTTAACCATAGCAATTGTGAGTGGACAAAAAATATGGAGATAGAATTCAACCCATCCAGACAGAAGGATGCCAAAATGAAACTGTAATAAATGATATGTACCATGATTACTAGTCAGTGCTCATtagaattaatattaatattatttataatattaatatattgggCTGCATGGAAgtcgagtagttagcacgcagacctcacagcttggagaccggggttcaattccaccctcggccatctctgtgtggagtttgcatgttctccccgtgcatgcgtgggttttctccgggtactccggtttcatgctaggtgaatgctaggttaattggcgactccaaattgtccataggtatgaatgtgagtgtgaatggttgtttgtctatatgtgccctgtgattggctggcgaccagtccagggtgtaccccgccttacgcccaaagacagctgggataggctccagcaccccccgcgacccacgtgaggaaaaagcggtagaaaatgaatgaatgaatgaatgcactatTAAGCtacatgttatcatgctagcagttagcattgatagcatgctaacattagcacagtaAAATTGTCAGACAGTTTTATGAGTATTAACATGCACTGACACTTAGCACTATTTAGCTATCTgttgcatgttaatgttagcatagtagttattttttgtagtttttatgaGTAGTATAGAGTTTGTGGTGTCATgctgtgtgttagcatgctagcattgtagcattttctGACAGTTTAAAAAGTATTACGTATACAGCAGCTCAACCACACTGGGTGTTGCATGttatttgttagcatgctaaggttagcatagtagcattttagccattttcataagtagagACTTATCTGAACAGTTAGTGCATACAACCGTTTTAAATTTCAGCACCGTTTTGCAAAGTTCCTACTTTGTGGAACTTTCACTGTCACGTCTGAAACCAGTTAACTGTAGTAAATGTGGGATTACCTCATTACTGTCTTCATTACTGGGAGGTTTAAGCTTGTCGGTTTCAGGCCATGATAATACTTTATGTACAAAGTCAAGTGTGAAATAATTTTTCAtcttgtttggaaaaaaaatgcaacctgGAAAAACATTGTCTCATGTCTCAGATGACTATTCCCTTCAGAGGAACTTAGTGGTCAATGTTTGATGAATAAAGCgtgatgcagaaaaaaaattccacacaTAGTCTATATCACATGCTCCAGTCACTACAGACGCCAATTTTCCAGGGAGCATGAGTTGTAAGGTTGTGAATTACACAATTATATCATCGACCCTGAGTTCATAAGAGTTTTTCTGACTCCATCCGGCCTGGCTggcctttatttatttaattgaaaaaatgtcCCACGGGAAGTAATGGTAATGAATCATATCTAGGCTCATACTGACTTTGTTATAAAACCAATATTAACTGTTCATGCATGAATTGACCAACTTTACAATTTTACAGTACACATTTCTCTCACATTTCACACATTCAAATAATTTGTGACATCAGAGCCATctattttttacattgaaaaagTCCCAAATTAACTCTGATGTTGATTTTCTgagccacatagctaggagacctgagttcgattccaccctctgccatctctgtgtggagtttgcatgttctcctcgcgcatgcatgggttttctccgggtactccggtttcctcccacattccaaaaacatgctaggataattggcgactccaaattgtccataggtatgaatgtgagtgtgaatggttgtttgtctatatgtgccctgtgattggctggcgaccagtccagggtgtaccctgcctctcgctcgaagacagctgggataggctccagcacccccgcgacactcgtgaggataagcggtagaaaatgaatgaatgaatgttgatttTCCTTGGTTTTCAAACACCCCAGTTTTCattttcttcgggcgagaggcggggtacaccctggactggtcgccagccaatcgcagggcacattactatttttaatgatgacaaaaacaatCTGTATCAGTTACAAAAATAGCACTATGGCAATAATGTCATGGGTGATATTGGGGGAGAGAAAAAGGCTTTGCTGTAACTGTCATATTATGATAAGCAGTTGTGGTGTTTTGGTGTCTGCAGCTTTTGAAGCAGGAGCGTCTACTACAGGTGAGAAAAAGAAACAAGTTAGTAAAATATTCCATGCTGTGGCTCCGGACATGTCCCAGAtctgtgttattttttatttttttagacaaaAATTGGATGGTGGGATGAACTTTGACTAAAGCATGCCTCAATGTATTGAATAATTCTCCATTGCCTCTAAAATCAAATTATTGCGGATATTTGGagctaaaaatattacattcccATGTTGTATTTTCCCATGATTCCATCACTGTGAATATTCAGTATCCTGGTGGACAATTTGCTTAAAGCCAGTCTGTTCAGTGGGATCCATCTGGGTGGTCCAGTGTCCCACCAAGACTCAGACAGACAGGGATGTTAGCTTCCTGGTGTCCGGCTCCATGAGTCTGCCCAGGGGAATGCAGGGACTGTCCATGGGCAACCCCCGCCCCAACCTTCCACCCTTAGACCTCTCTGTCTCTTggtcaatcacacacacacacacacaaacacacacacacacacacacacacttgtactTCTTTGACTGACAATGCATTCCTTTCCTTCACACCTGTAATCTCATAAGTGGCTGCACTCACATTGCGGAATATTCTAAATATGGGTTCACTTAGAACAGGGGAGTCCAAACTTTCCACCAAGGGCTATATATGAAAAAAGGAAGGATGCAAACTGTCCGTTTGGGAAGCAACACAGATTATCAATCAAATTCACATGCTGTTGTACAAGTAGTATAGACAACAGGTGGACAAGTCACccctaataatattaataatgaccaaaaaatgtgattgtaatgtaatgtgattACAATATATAACCACCACCTTTCAtaataaaaatcattcattcattgattcttttctaccgcttttcctcacgagggtcgtggggggtagctggagcctatcacagctgtcttcaaacgagaggcggggtacaccctggactggtcgccagccaatcacagggcacatatagacaaacaaccattcacactcacattcatacctatg
This genomic window from Doryrhamphus excisus isolate RoL2022-K1 chromosome 17, RoL_Dexc_1.0, whole genome shotgun sequence contains:
- the vegfaa gene encoding vascular endothelial growth factor A-A isoform X2; the encoded protein is MTHLPNRSYTASINKGVDKSKNEVIQLTEVINKSRCQPREVLVDISQEYPEDTEHTYIPSCVVLTRCGGCCIDEAMECVPTETRNVTLQVMQLRTMVIQHKIQLSFTEHQTCDCRLKPEVQAKKEYHCAPCSERRKRLFVQDPLTCKCSCKFTQLDCKSRQLELNERTCRCDKPRR
- the vegfaa gene encoding vascular endothelial growth factor A-A isoform X1, producing MNFVFSLVQILLAAVLHLSTVKTASINKGVDKSKNEVIQLTEVINKSRCQPREVLVDISQEYPEDTEHTYIPSCVVLTRCGGCCIDEAMECVPTETRNVTLQVMQLRTMVIQHKIQLSFTEHQTCDCRLKPEVQAKKEYHCAPCSERRKRLFVQDPLTCKCSCKFTQLDCKSRQLELNERTCRCDKPRR